Proteins encoded within one genomic window of Trichomycterus rosablanca isolate fTriRos1 chromosome 7, fTriRos1.hap1, whole genome shotgun sequence:
- the chdh gene encoding choline dehydrogenase, mitochondrial: protein MVRPLLFARHALRLGKYASKAALPHSQCSPVACYSTTSVSQKDPSYSYVIVGAGSAGCVLANRLSENSSESVLLIEAGPKDMLLGCTRLSWKIHMPAALTYNLCNDKYNWYYHTLPQAGMNERVMYWPRGRVWGGSSSLNAMVYIRGHAEDYNRWHMEGAEGWDYEHCLPYFRKAQTHELGADRYRGGSGPLHVSRGKTDHPLHHAFIEAAQQAGYPFTNDMNGYQQDGVGWMDMTIHKGKRWSTASAYLRPALSRNNLKAEVRCLVTRILFDGTRAVGIEYQQNGETKKVYAEKEVILSGGAINSPQLLMLSGVGNADDLRKLEIPIVQHLPGVGSNLQDHLELYVQQQCLQPITLLKAQEPFHMVKIGLEWLLRFTGYGATAHLESGGFIRSRPGVTHPDIQFHFLPSQVIDHGRVSPTIEAYQVHVGPMRSTSVGWLKLKSRNPLDHPLIEPKYLSTDIDVWEFRQCVKLSREIFALPAFEPFRGKELQPGPSVNTDAEIDAFVRQKADSAYHPSCTCKMGRASDPMAVVDPETRVHGLQGIRVVDASIMPSIVSGNLNAPTIMLAEKAADAIKGIPSLRDQGVPVYQPKSLETQR, encoded by the exons ATGGTTCGTCCCCTCTTGTTTGCAAGGCATGCTCTACGCCTTGGCAAGTATGCCAGCAAGGCAGCCTTACCACATTCCCAATGCAGCCCAGTTGCCTGCTATAGCACTACCTCAGTCAGTCAGAAGGACCCCAGTTACAGTTATGTAATCGTGGGAGCGGGCTCAGCAGGATGCGTACTGGCCAACCGCTTATCAGAGAACTCATCTGAGTCTGTTCTCCTTATTGAGGCAGGCCCCAAGGACATGCTGCTTGGGTGTACCCGTCTGTCATGGAAGATCCATATGCCAGCGGCACTCACCTACAATCTGTGCAATGATAAGTACAACTGGTATTATCACACGTTGCCCCAGGCAGGAATGAACGAACGGGTAATGTACTGGCCTCGAGGACGTGTCTGGGGTGGCTCGTCCTCACTAAATGCCATGGTCTACATCCGTGGACATGCCGAGGACTACAACCGCTGGCACATGGAGGGTGCTGAGGGCTGGGACTATGAGCACTGTCTCCCATATTTTCGTAAAGCACAGACCCATGAATTGGGAGCAGACAGGTATCGGGGTGGCAGTGGACCCCTGCATGTTTCCCGTGGCAAAACAGATCACCCTTTGCATCATGCATTTATTGAGGCTGCTCAACAAGCTGGGTACCCCTTTACTAATGACATGAATGGATACCAGCAGGACGGCGTTGGCTGGATGGATATGACCATTCACAAAG GCAAGAGATGGAGCACAGCAAGTGCATACCTAAGGCCTGCTTTGTCCAGAAACAACCTGAAGGCAGAGGTCCGATGCCTTGTCACACGCATACTGTTCGACGGGACTCGAGCTGTAGGAATTGAATACCAGCAGAACGGGGAGACGAAAAAG GTATATGCTGAAAAAGAGGTCATTCTTAGTGGTGGGGCTATTAATTCCCCACAACTACTCATGCTCTCTGGAGTGGGAAATGCTGATGACTTGCGCAAATTAGAAATCCCCATCGTTCAGCATCTACCAG gtgtgggCAGCAATCTTCAGGATCATTTGGAACTTTATGTCCAGCAGCAGTGTCTCCAGCCTATCACTCTGCTTAAAGCCCAGGAACCATTTCACATGGTTAAGATCGGCCTCGAATGGCTGCTGCGCTTCACAG GCTATGGTGCCACGGCTCACCTGGAGAGTGGTGGTTTTATTCGCAGTCGCCCTGGCGTCACTCATCCCGACATTCAGTTCCACTTCTTGCCATCTCAGGTTATTGATCACGGCCGTGTCAGCCCCACAATAGAGGCCTATCAG GTTCATGTTGGACCAATGAGGAGTACAAGTGTAGGGTGGTTAAAACTGAAGAGCAGGAACCCCCTTGATCATCCTTTGATTGAACCCAAGTATCTCTCCACTG ACATTGATGTATGGGAGTTCAGACAGTGTGTGAAGCTGTCTCGGGAAATCTTTGCTCTGCCAGCCTTTGAGCCGTTCCGTGGTAAGGAGCTTCAGCCTGGCCCCTCTGTCAACACTGACGCTGAGATCGACGCTTTCGTGCGACAGAAAGCCGACAGCGCCTACCACCCCTCCTGCACCTGCAAGATGGGCCGAGCCTCGGACCCCATGGCTGTCGTGGACCCAGAGACTCGTGTGCATGGCCTACAGGGCATTAGAGTTGTGGATGCATCCATTATGCCCAGCATAGTCAGTGGCAACCTGAATGCCCCCACTATCATGCTTGCTGAGAAAGCTGCTGATGCAATCAAAGGGATTCCTTCACTTCGAGACCAAGGAGTCCCTGTTTACCAGCCAAAAAGTCTTGAGACACAGAGATGA